A genomic region of Desulfobulbaceae bacterium contains the following coding sequences:
- a CDS encoding fibronectin type III domain-containing protein translates to MRNKGDGRVWRLLLAITLCLTCLGCGRKTLPIPPQDAVPLPITDLRYQQDENNVVLIWSYPEQTTAGSDLPGLHSFLVLRAVVPNEEYCSGCPITFSSAVEVESGNAITDVKKREARYTETILRPGHRYFYKVQTKAGWRLVSEDSNTVSFAWAAPVAAPGELIATAGDGKIELRWQPVSTLVDGQPFSSRVNYQVYRSLTSDNFRTVGDQVAEISYTDSGLRNGQTYYYQVRAERELNGTRLVGLASQTAVQTPADFTAPVPPRGLTGVVIDQGIKLLWERNSEHDLAGYRIYRRMPDEKKLTLIGEVGREAMTYVDHLTEASGGCYWAVTSFDTATPANESVFSKELYHESF, encoded by the coding sequence ATGAGGAACAAGGGCGACGGCCGGGTTTGGCGGCTTCTGCTTGCCATTACCCTCTGTCTTACCTGCCTTGGCTGCGGGCGAAAGACGCTGCCGATCCCTCCGCAGGATGCCGTTCCTCTGCCGATTACCGATCTGCGTTATCAGCAGGATGAAAATAATGTAGTTCTGATCTGGAGTTACCCTGAGCAGACCACTGCAGGTTCAGATCTGCCTGGACTTCATTCGTTTTTGGTGCTGCGGGCAGTGGTTCCGAATGAAGAGTATTGCTCCGGCTGTCCGATAACCTTTAGCTCAGCGGTTGAGGTTGAATCGGGTAACGCCATTACTGATGTTAAAAAACGTGAGGCTCGTTATACCGAGACCATTCTCCGGCCGGGGCATCGTTATTTCTACAAGGTGCAGACCAAGGCTGGGTGGCGTCTGGTCAGTGAAGACTCGAACACCGTCAGTTTTGCCTGGGCCGCTCCGGTAGCAGCGCCAGGGGAGCTGATTGCTACAGCAGGTGATGGAAAAATAGAGTTACGCTGGCAGCCGGTGAGTACTTTGGTCGATGGTCAACCCTTTTCTTCGCGGGTTAACTATCAGGTATACCGGTCTTTGACCTCCGACAATTTCCGAACGGTCGGCGACCAGGTGGCCGAAATCTCCTATACGGATTCCGGGTTGAGGAACGGCCAGACCTATTACTATCAGGTTAGAGCGGAGCGTGAGTTAAACGGGACCCGGTTGGTTGGATTGGCCAGCCAGACTGCAGTTCAGACCCCGGCAGATTTTACCGCCCCAGTACCGCCGCGTGGCTTGACCGGAGTGGTAATTGATCAAGGAATTAAGTTGCTGTGGGAACGAAACAGTGAACATGACCTGGCCGGTTACAGAATTTATCGGCGTATGCCTGATGAGAAGAAATTGACCCTGATTGGTGAGGTTGGTCGGGAGGCGATGACCTATGTCGATCATCTGACTGAGGCTTCAGGTGGGTGCTATTGGGCCGTGACCTCTTTTGACACGGCAACACCAGCCAATGAAAGTGTATTTTCCAAGGAGTTGTATCATGAATCATTTTGA
- the argH gene encoding argininosuccinate lyase, with translation MTDNQSNSTTAPAKLWGGRFAEKTAASVEAFTASIHYDARLYRHDILGSRAHAKMLVKQGMITPGEGESIQQGLSEIEAEIENGTFIFRPELEDIHMNIEKALVEKIGAAGERLHTARSRNDQIALDIRLYLREESERLMMLLLTLQHSFVRLARCYQHTIMPGYTHLQRAQPVLVAHHLLAYVEQFGRDRERLADGLKRINVMPLGVAALAGTGLPIDREFVAKELNFPAISRNSMDTVADRDFAIEFLSACTLIQLHLSRLSEELVLWTTEEFSFVRLADSFCTGSSIMPQKKNPDIPELIRGKTGRVTGNLMCLITLVKGLPMTYNRDLQEDKEPIFDTVDTVSASVAIMAELLLHLEFNEERLHSATIGGYMTATDLADYLVKKNVPFRQAHAIVGRTVAYGLSSGKELIEMSLAELQQFSPLVEDDVFAVLSAEGSVNSRISLGGTSGQTVAAALAQAEEMLGL, from the coding sequence ATGACCGACAATCAATCAAACTCCACCACTGCCCCGGCTAAACTGTGGGGAGGTCGTTTTGCTGAAAAGACCGCTGCCTCGGTGGAAGCCTTTACAGCCTCCATTCATTATGATGCCAGACTTTATCGCCACGATATCCTGGGTAGTCGAGCCCATGCCAAGATGCTGGTCAAGCAGGGGATGATCACTCCAGGAGAGGGGGAGAGCATTCAGCAGGGTCTTTCCGAGATAGAGGCTGAGATTGAAAACGGGACATTTATCTTCCGGCCTGAACTTGAAGATATTCATATGAATATTGAAAAGGCTCTGGTTGAAAAAATCGGGGCGGCTGGTGAGCGACTGCACACGGCCCGCAGCCGTAACGATCAGATTGCTCTCGATATTCGGCTCTATCTGAGGGAGGAGTCCGAGCGGCTGATGATGTTGTTGCTCACTCTGCAACACTCTTTTGTCCGCCTGGCCCGCTGCTATCAGCACACCATCATGCCGGGCTATACCCATCTGCAGCGGGCTCAACCGGTGCTGGTGGCCCATCATCTTCTGGCCTATGTCGAGCAATTTGGCCGTGATCGCGAGCGGTTGGCCGATGGTCTGAAACGGATTAACGTCATGCCCTTAGGCGTTGCAGCCTTAGCTGGCACCGGTTTGCCTATCGATCGTGAGTTTGTGGCAAAAGAGCTGAATTTTCCGGCTATATCCCGCAACAGCATGGATACAGTGGCGGATCGTGATTTTGCCATTGAGTTTCTTTCCGCCTGTACTTTGATCCAACTGCACTTGAGCCGCCTGTCGGAGGAGCTAGTGCTGTGGACTACCGAGGAGTTCTCTTTTGTCCGTTTGGCAGACAGCTTCTGTACCGGCTCCAGCATCATGCCTCAGAAGAAGAATCCGGATATCCCGGAACTGATTCGCGGCAAGACCGGCCGGGTCACCGGCAACCTGATGTGTCTGATCACGCTGGTCAAGGGGTTGCCCATGACCTATAACCGTGACCTTCAGGAAGACAAGGAGCCGATATTCGATACGGTGGATACCGTGAGTGCGAGCGTTGCTATTATGGCCGAACTGCTGTTGCACCTTGAATTTAACGAGGAGCGTTTGCATAGCGCAACGATTGGCGGTTATATGACTGCTACTGATCTGGCCGACTATCTGGTGAAAAAGAATGTGCCCTTCCGTCAGGCCCATGCCATTGTAGGTCGCACGGTGGCCTATGGACTGTCCTCTGGTAAGGAGTTGATCGAGATGAGTCTAGCCGAGCTGCAACAGTTTAGCCCCTTGGTTGAGGACGATGTGTTTGCCGTTCTGTCAGCAGAGGGCTCGGTGAATAGTCGGATCTCTCTTGGGGGTACATCGGGGCAGACCGTGGCTGCTGCTCTGGCGCAGGCCGAGGAAATGCTGGGTCTATGA
- the lysA gene encoding diaminopimelate decarboxylase translates to MNHFDYRDNVLHCEDVPVPVIAEAVGTPFYLYSAATLTRHFQAIDQAFSEIPHVTCFAVKSCSNVAILNLFGELGGGADIVSGGELFRALTAGVDPNKIVYSGVGKTPEELRYALNSKILMFNVESAQELAALQAVAADLNVKAPVALRINPDVDPKTHAYISTGLAKNKFGMPIDTAAEVYAEAMAMSHIEVVGVSCHIGSQLTTVAPFVESINKVIAFIKRLEQAGVAIRYLDMGGGLGIRYDQEEPPLPTEYAAALKEALAAVPGCVLIIEPGRVIVGNSGILVTKVLYTKAGTKQFIIVDAGMNDLARPSLYGSYHGIRSVEDRGQGEAVADLVGPICETGDFLARERSLPVAVAGDLLAVMSAGAYGFSMSSNYNSRPRVAEVMVRGGEFQVIRQRETLASLIRGESVPTWEQAGE, encoded by the coding sequence ATGAATCATTTTGATTATCGAGACAATGTTCTCCATTGTGAGGACGTGCCGGTGCCGGTGATTGCCGAAGCCGTTGGCACCCCTTTTTATTTGTACAGCGCCGCGACTCTTACCCGGCATTTTCAGGCGATTGATCAGGCCTTTTCCGAGATCCCCCATGTTACCTGTTTTGCGGTTAAGTCGTGTTCTAATGTTGCGATTCTCAATCTTTTCGGAGAGTTGGGTGGTGGAGCTGATATCGTCTCCGGAGGCGAATTGTTTCGGGCCTTGACCGCTGGTGTTGATCCCAACAAGATCGTCTATTCGGGCGTGGGCAAGACCCCGGAGGAACTGCGTTATGCCTTGAATAGTAAAATATTGATGTTCAACGTCGAGTCAGCCCAGGAGCTTGCTGCCCTCCAGGCGGTGGCCGCCGATCTGAATGTCAAGGCCCCCGTGGCGCTTCGCATTAACCCTGATGTTGATCCTAAAACTCATGCGTATATCTCTACTGGACTGGCTAAGAATAAGTTTGGGATGCCGATTGATACGGCGGCTGAGGTCTATGCCGAAGCCATGGCCATGAGCCATATCGAGGTGGTCGGGGTGAGCTGTCATATTGGCTCACAGTTGACCACGGTGGCCCCCTTTGTTGAGTCTATCAATAAGGTGATTGCCTTTATCAAACGGTTGGAGCAGGCTGGGGTTGCTATCCGCTATCTTGACATGGGTGGTGGTTTGGGTATTCGTTATGATCAGGAAGAGCCGCCCCTGCCCACAGAGTATGCCGCTGCGTTAAAAGAGGCGTTGGCAGCAGTGCCGGGCTGTGTCTTGATAATCGAACCGGGACGGGTTATAGTGGGCAACTCCGGGATATTGGTCACCAAGGTCCTATACACTAAGGCCGGGACCAAGCAGTTTATAATTGTTGATGCCGGAATGAATGACTTGGCTCGGCCTAGTCTTTATGGGTCATATCATGGCATCAGGTCGGTTGAGGATCGTGGTCAAGGGGAAGCTGTCGCTGATTTAGTGGGGCCTATCTGTGAGACGGGCGACTTTCTTGCCCGGGAGCGATCACTGCCGGTGGCTGTGGCAGGTGACTTGTTGGCAGTAATGAGCGCTGGGGCTTATGGATTCTCCATGTCCTCCAATTACAACTCCCGTCCTCGGGTAGCAGAGGTCATGGTTCGAGGCGGCGAGTTTCAGGTAATTCGCCAACGGGAAACCTTGGCCAGTCTGATTCGGGGCGAGAGTGTCCCCACCTGGGAGCAGGCAGGGGAATAA
- a CDS encoding argininosuccinate synthase: protein MTAQINKIVLAYSGGLDTSVILKWLAEEYQCPVIAFAADVGQTEDWDAVRAKGLATGAEKVVISDLREEFVRDYVFPAFRANAIYEGSYLLGTSLARPIIAKEQVRVAEQEGGDAVSHGATGKGNDQVRFELTYMALNPKLKIIAPWRIWDLNSRTKLMAYAEEHAIPVPVTKAKPYSSDENLLHISFEGGLLEDPWNEPEASMFKLSVAPEDAPDKPIYIEIEYRNGNPVALDGETLSPASMLARLNALGGANGIGRLDMVENRFVGMKSRGVYETPGGTIMRIAHRDLETITLDREVMKIRDSLVPRYSELIYNGFWFSPEMRLMQGTMDAAQATVSGVVRLKLYKGNCTPVGRKSENSLYQESFATFEEDAVYTQSDAGGFIRLNALRLKIQALKAL, encoded by the coding sequence ATGACAGCACAGATCAATAAAATCGTTCTCGCGTATTCAGGAGGTCTCGATACCTCTGTTATTCTTAAATGGCTTGCTGAGGAATATCAATGCCCGGTTATCGCCTTTGCCGCCGATGTCGGCCAGACTGAGGATTGGGATGCGGTTCGGGCCAAGGGTTTAGCAACTGGCGCTGAAAAGGTAGTGATTTCCGACCTGCGCGAGGAGTTTGTCCGGGATTATGTATTTCCAGCCTTCCGTGCTAATGCCATTTATGAGGGATCGTATCTCTTGGGCACCTCACTTGCCCGCCCGATCATTGCCAAAGAACAGGTGCGGGTGGCGGAGCAGGAGGGGGGTGATGCGGTCAGCCATGGCGCGACTGGCAAGGGGAATGATCAGGTCCGGTTCGAGCTTACTTATATGGCTTTAAATCCCAAGCTTAAGATTATTGCCCCGTGGCGGATCTGGGACTTGAATTCCCGGACAAAACTTATGGCCTATGCTGAAGAACATGCCATCCCGGTGCCGGTAACCAAGGCCAAGCCCTACAGTTCGGACGAGAATCTTTTGCACATCAGCTTTGAGGGCGGCCTCCTGGAAGATCCATGGAATGAGCCCGAGGCCTCGATGTTCAAGTTGTCAGTGGCCCCTGAAGACGCCCCGGACAAGCCGATCTATATCGAAATTGAATACCGGAATGGCAATCCGGTGGCCCTCGACGGCGAGACCTTGAGTCCCGCCTCTATGTTGGCCCGGCTCAACGCCTTGGGTGGAGCCAATGGCATCGGCAGATTGGACATGGTCGAGAACCGTTTTGTCGGGATGAAGTCCCGGGGGGTCTACGAGACACCAGGTGGAACTATCATGCGTATCGCCCATCGTGATTTGGAGACCATCACCCTGGATCGCGAGGTGATGAAGATCCGGGACAGTCTGGTCCCTAGGTACTCTGAATTGATTTACAACGGCTTCTGGTTTTCTCCAGAGATGCGGCTGATGCAGGGCACAATGGATGCCGCACAGGCCACGGTCAGCGGGGTGGTGCGGCTGAAACTCTATAAGGGCAATTGTACTCCGGTGGGGAGAAAGTCGGAGAACTCTCTGTATCAGGAAAGCTTTGCTACCTTTGAGGAAGACGCCGTCTACACCCAGTCTGACGCCGGCGGTTTTATCCGCTTGAACGCCTTGCGATTGAAGATTCAGGCCTTGAAAGCTTTGTGA